CagactgacatagacttcctcctccaaatcccTAATCATAAATgtacttttaacatccatttgatagactttgaaattggcatgagatGTATAAGCTAGAAAAATTATgttggcttcaagtcttgcaataggagcaaaagtctcatcaaaatctattccttcttgttgacaatagcccttagcaaccaatctagctttgttcctgactactatgcaatttttttttcatcttatttatgaatacccatttggtgtcaataggatttttgtctttaggtttgggtaccagcttccataccttattcctttcaaattggtttagctctttctgcatagctaaaacccaatcaggatccaacaaaacttcttctaccttctttggctcttcctgtgacaggaagctgctatatagatattattcttgagttgctttccttgtttatactcttgaagatgcatcaccaaaaattagttcaaatgggtgatcgttgtccattttctttgttgtggtagattagctctagatgaagaggcctcaaagttatcttgatgtgtgactgagttttgattagaagaaaatcctcctgagtttgtggatctttgacttgaagttgagGTCCTTTAAGTATGTGATCTATATTGACTTTCAATTgctattgatggctcaacggatgttgaatttcgacggatgatgcagtttGTCTCTCAATGGATGATGCACCTTGTCTCTCGACGAATGcagaattatgtgcttcatttgttgctgaCTTTTTCACATTATCCTTAGAGtttatttcttgatcactatcatcatcactatcatcacagttcatctcaacattatcaaacttgaggatttcatggaaaccttcatcttgaagtccttcaatcttcttatcatcaaacacaacatatacaaattccataacaatgttggttcttagattgtagattATGTATacttttccaactgcatacccaacaaaaataccttcatctgctttggcatcaaactttctaTGCTAttcagtttgatttcttagaatatagcatttgcagccaaatacatgaagaaagtttagtgttggcttcctgttcttgaataattgataaggggtcatgtattttgcttgattgaccaaataaatattctgagtgtagtaTGCAGTTTTTccagcttctgcccaaaagtaagttggcaactatgattcttctagcattatccttgcagcttcaataagagatctgttctttctttccactactctattttgttgtggagtccttgctgctgaaaactcatgcatgatcccattttatTTACAAAACAACCTTattacagaattcttgaactcagttccattgtcactcttgatgCTTCCAACTTTAagattaggatgattgttgacttgccttatatgattgataatgatttcactagcttcatctttagatttaagaaaatatgtccaagtgaactttgagaaatcatccaaaatcactaggcaatatctttttttgagattgacaacacattgactggtccaaacaaatccatgtataaaagttgtagtggttcttcaattgtagattcaagcttcttttttaatgatgccttgatttgttttcctttctgaaaggcatcacacaatccatcctttgagaactcaacttgaggaatgcctcttacaagatcttttctgactaattcatttatagtCTTGAACTTCagatgggacagtttcttgtaccacaaccaactttcatcttgacttgctttgctgaaaagataaGTAATAGAATTTATACTAGATGGGTTGAAGTCATCTAGGTacaaatttccttttctcactccagtgagaaccactttgttgttcctTTTGTctgtaacaacacaggcttctgaattgaatgttactgagttgcccttgtcacaaagctgactgacactcaaaagattgtgtttgagtccatccactagagcaacttcttcaatgatgacattgtctttaaaaattaatctatatcccacagtataccctttattgttatctccaaaagtaatacttgggccagctctctccttgaactcagtgagcagggtaaaatctccagtcatgtgccttgagcaaccattATCCAGATATCAAAGGTTCTTTCTGTTTCCcagattgcttgaagaactgacttttgcttcatctgatttggccatcagggctaggttgacataacttggttcttcatcttcatcttccccataTGCTGCCCAGCCATTTTATTGAGTCAAGAAAGCCCTTTCTTTCTGcttgagcaattcaaagtatttcctCTTATagtcaacttgctcaaatttctttttctcattcatttacaaaatgaccactcaagccacatttgaaacacttgaatttggatttatccaccatgtttctatttggatTAGTTgttccaaaattctttttgaatttgagcttggcaaaccttcttgACATGAAggctagatgttcatctatgttttCCGTTTCATCTTGACTTAGATGATCTTCATGCTCAGccactagcccttttcctttgcattcacaaaccctagagtttggtgcagattccacagcttcaaccttcatctctttcattGTCTCTTATTTAGCCACCAAGGCTATAGATCCTCCCTTTTTCCTTCCTTTCTCAATATGCTAATCTTGTTCcaactcaagctcataagtttttagaatgccatacaatCTCTCCAAACTAAACttcttgtaatcttgagaatttctgagagaggcagtcataggcttccattcttttggttGTCCAGAACAACTTCAAAAGGCCCCGAGGCTCTTTTACAGGAGCTCCTGGTCGGCCAAAAGACCCCAATTATAGCCTGGTCGACCAGAATTGGTCTTCATAGGCCTTGTGGCCACTCTCTGTGAGGTCTGATCAGCCGAGAGGAAAACTTCTCTGAATCCTTCATGGTGAACGCTTtactcttcacgaaacttattTATGTGAATCCTCTGGTCTTCATGAAGCTTGTTCTCGCTGGCATTCTGATCTTTATAAAATTCATTCTCGTGGACGTCCTGGTCTTAACGAAACTTGTTTCCGTCGGGGGTCAATCCCTTCTTATGAATTCACACAAAATTTCTCAAGGGAGCTACCAGAACAACTTTGGAAGGCCTCAGGGCTCTCCTTCAGAGGCTCCTGGTCGGCTATATGGCCTTCAATTGTTTCCTGGTAGGACAGGACTAGTCTTAATGGACTTTAAGGCCCTCTGGGCTCTCCTACAAAGGCTCATGGTCGGCCATATGGCCTTCATTTGTTGTCTGATCAGCCAGGTGTGGTCTTAATAGACTTTGAGGCCCTCCGGGGTCTCTTACAGAGGCTCCTGGTCGGCCATATGGCCTTCATTTGTTGCCTGGTTGGCCAGGAGTGGTCTTAAATGGACTTTGAAGCCCTACGGGTTGTCCTACAGAGGCTCGTGGTCGGCCAAAAGACCTCAATTGTTGGCTGGTCAGCCAGGGCTACTCTTGAGGTAGATTGTTACCCTCCGAGCTCTCCTCCAGGGTAGTCTGATCCGTCGTGAGGAGAACGTTCTGTTCTAGCGCTCGTGAGCACTCTGGCCTTCACAAAATTTATTTAACTGAAAAGCCAATCTTGTTTTAACTCTTATAACTTTTGCTAATCATGGTGATTACCATAATCAGCTCTTAGCTAAGACTAATGACTTATGCTTAGTCTCAGCTCGGCTATTCCAGAAGACTGATACGGTAAGCGGTGTCCTGCCTCACTTTATTCGTTTATTATATCGTTTGTTCCCTCTTTTCGACCATTTTTTATCCACTATTTCCTATGTTCTTTCGAGAAGTACCCGTTAACGCGAAACAGGAAGATTTACGACATATTGCAACATGTAGCTCTTttcctataaaagaagatgagaagtgttcattttcattcacactttcatttctcaacttctcaaattctcaaactcTGTCAAGCTCTTCAAAGATGTCTAGTGGACAAGGTCCTATCAAGTCCTCTTTCTCCCAGAAGGAAGCTATGCACAAGAGGGATACGCTTCGCTCTCTGCAAGGTATTGCTCTCGTTTCTCCTTTCTCTATTAACCATTATTTTAATAGCCTAAAGAGTATGCTGGATGAGAGGGAAGATGAGTACCCGAGTACCATCCATTTTGATGCATTTCATCATAGGAGTATGCTCCGTGAGAAGGATGTTGAAGAGATTCAGTCGGCTTACTCTTGGCCCGACTACTTAAATTCGCAAGCCTAAGCCTAGTGAAAGGGCTTGCAATCTCTGCCACCAAATGTTATTCGTGTATAATGAGGGATTGAAGTCCGAGCTATGTTTTCCCCTACACCCTTTCATTCCGAGGCTTCTAGCTGAGCTCAAGATTCATCCATGCCAACTTTACCCCAACGGGTGGGCATTCATCATTCTGTTCATAGTGAGATGTCACGACTTGGGCATCCCCTTGAGTGTAATGATGTTTCGAAGCATTTTCATGATGAAAGCTAttattcccaaataatctaacaagtataattacagaaggggggttgaatgtaattcttggtttcttaACAATCTTTTAAAACTTCTTGCAAATATAAATATAACTATGTATGAATATGTTGAGTACGGATAAGAAATATTCAAGTCTtcaaaatacaaagtaaataaacaaagatgttaaaaaactttctggtggattgttgtttccaccatatatatatatagaagatCTTTATGATGTAAAAGAGCACGCAGTTGCTTACAAGTAAATTTACAAGAGAGAGctaagaaattcttaacagattatGTCTTATCTATTTCTTAGTTCTTTCAATCAATATTTTTCTTCTTGcaactcttggtttatatatttccaagttacatgtgaaaaagacaaactaataaaaaaaacATGTCTAAGtataatcacatgtttcttcatttctccatccatcatctttgtatttcttcaagttagcatgaaaatggaaatatttcttgatcttcataatcctgattacagactgccacattccttttgtataaaatcaacccatgtgactgttaagtcactatcaactcctaatttgaatttgttatccatcgagactctcttggatcatccgtcgatactctattgcatcatccgtcgagactctattggatcatccattgaatgggatttgggtcatccgtcgaagccttgtagaaacATCTGTTGCaagtatttccatagcagttgactcaatttcttttatacaaaattacaaggaatttaatatttacaattagccaacctattttacatatcatACTAGAAGCCAACATGACTTaaaatatcctacaacttctcatccttcaagacattacagtatacaggaatgtgctacaaaaacttatttaaacataagttactctttcaacggatgacaagtgagattatctgttgaaagctacaattacacttaattaaatctactaaggtgttttggtaacatatcatcaagcctataacatattcctaacaaaagcTTCTCCTTTGAATAGACCCGGTTGGGTCATTTGGGTCGTGATCCAACACAGAGCTCATATTCCTCACATGGTGAACACCAGCTCTCTTCATAACTCAAACCACAAATGGAACAAGAAGTTTGTGGTCGTAAAATGGAAGGGTGGAGACTGGGGGCGTATTTCATACGTGACTTCAGCATCCCAGTTGATAGTTCTCATTATATTCTCAATCTTTCAGATGCTGAGCTTCTAGCCTGAGACCTCCTTATTGAAAATGATGGGAGAACCCCTTACGGGGAGTTCAAAACAGAAACCAAGCTCATCCAAGTTGGCCTTAGAAAACTCTCTATAGAgggtatttatttttattcttccttAACTTTATGCAAGTTTATTCTTATATCTGCCTTCTTTTATCTTATTTCAGCTGCTGAGGCTATAGACGCCAAGGCCAACAGGAGCGATGCAATTATGGGAATGATGGCTCGGGACACAGCCAAACAGGCCAACTGAGTTCCTAAGATCCCTACTTTCCTTGAAGCATCTGGATGTGGTCATAAGAGGACCAAAGACTTTGATGGGAGTGTAAGGACCCCTTGGAAACCTTCTTGGGGCATCTCCAACAATGACTCGATGTTCGATAATCCGGAATTAGCCCTCGAGTGGTCGAGGAACTGCGTTACTCCTCCCGACCTTCTTCATGTCTCTTCTGGGGAGAAACTTCTTGAGGTCGAGATGCTAGGGGCTCAAGCCTTGTATCAGGTGTACTTCAAATTGTATAAATTTGTATCATGTGTCCTCTACCCAAAGCATAAAGATGAGGAGTGACTATGCAGCGCTGCAAACCTCCATGAACAAAATGAACATCTCCTCGGAGGAGCGGGAGTTCAAAGCTCAGGATGCAGAGGGAAAGATTGCTTCCTTGGAGAGGAAGTGTGCCAATACGGAGGAGAAGAGGAAGAAGGAATGGAAAGACCTCGTGGAATCGTACCACGGATCCTCATCGTTCACCAAGATGATGGATGAGCATGATGGTGAGATGCGTCATGTTAACCTTGCACTAGGTTGGAAGAGGGGAGTCAATGATGCTCAAGGCTTATGGTTGGATGTTGTCGACCTGAGTCTTCTATCTTTTCCCTGGCAGCTACCCGCTATGAACCCATCCGAGCAAGATTTTGCATCTGTGCCTGAGACTCCCTGCATGAGGTCTCAATCGAGTTCTAGCCACAGAGGTTCTAGTTCCAAGGGTAAGTCCCCCTCGGGTAGCCCTAACTCCAGAGCAGTCCTTCGGGAAAAATCAGGGAGCCGGTTCTAGGGAGTAGCAGTTCTTCTTCTGAGGGAGGCTCGGACGAGGAGGAGGATGACGAAGGGGAGGATTCTTCCGATGAGTGAATGTTGTGTCCTTGCATGGATTTAATCTCCGTATATGGCCTTTATTTTTAGTACTTTCTTATATGAGCTATGTTGGTCTGTAACCTATTGGTCCTTCGAGACTTAACTCGTGATCCTTCGGGATCTTTATTTATGCATTTTGTTTGATTTCATTTcaaacttgtattttattttcgACATTTAGTCCTTCGGGACTTGCATTCTTTAGTTGctcgtacttaaataaattggtacataagatgatagaaataaacttgcataaatagataatatctctgagaaatgggttcaacccttacaaTAGATGGTTTCGTCGACCTTATTTATAAACTTAATACTAAAGACTAGAAACACATCATAAATTTTCTAAACATATGAACCTTCAGGTTTGAAGTGTGCCAAGTGCGGGGCACTTCATCACCGTTCAGGGTTTCCAACTTGTAGGATCGTCGTCATAATATCTTCCTGACCTTATAAGGTCCTTCCCAGTTTGGGGCTAACTTTCCTCTCTCCCCTACTCTCGATGCCTCAATCTTCCTTAGAACCAAATCTCCCTGctgaaagaacctttctttaaccgTTTTATTGTAATAGGgggaggctcttcgttgatgctctgcaTTGCGGGTATTGGCCTCATCTCTGACCTCGTCAATGAGATCGAGAgcgagcctcatgccttcttcatTAATCTCTGGCTCGTAAGCTTCGATCCTAGGGGATTCATGAGTGATCTCAAGGGGCACCACGGCCTCGTCTCCGTAAGCTAGCATAAACGGGGTAGCTTCGGTAGTCACTTTACAGGTGGTGCGATACGCCCATAGTACAGGAAGCAACTCATCTGCGCAAATGTTTCTTGAGCATTCAACCCttttcttaagtccatcaaggatgattctgTTGGAAACTTTCGCCTGCCCATTTGCTTGTGGGTGAGCAACCGAGGTGAAGCGAAGCTCTATGCTGTTATCATCGCAGTACTCTCTGAACTCTACATTATTAAATTGTCGCTAATTATCTGTGATAAGGATGCGTGGGATTCCAAATCGGCATATCACATTCTCCTAAAAGAATTGGGAAAtttgcttggtggttatcttggctagtgcTTTAGCCTCAATTCACTTTGTAAAGTAGTCTATGGCTACCACAATGAACTTCCTTTGTCCTGATGCTACAAGAAATGGTCCAAGTATGTCCATTCCCCACATTGCAAAAGGGACGGGTGTGCTGATAGATGTAAGCCTCTATGGGGACTATCGTACTATTGGAGCGTGCCTCTGGCACTTGTCATATTTGTTCACATAAGCCTTTGCATCGGCTAGCATATTTGGCCAGTAAAATCCCAACTgagttatcttgtgagcgagagccctgccccccaagtgttgtccacaaatccTTTCATGAGCTTTTTTAAGTGCCTCCTCGGCTTCAAGAGGTCTCAAACACTTCAGGTACGGAATAAAAAAGGACCTTTTATAGAAAAGGCCTTCAATCAATGAATATCTCAATGCTCTAACTGACAGCTTACGTGCCTCTTGGGCATCATCGGGGAGCCACCCAGTCT
This genomic interval from Apium graveolens cultivar Ventura chromosome 8, ASM990537v1, whole genome shotgun sequence contains the following:
- the LOC141680258 gene encoding uncharacterized protein LOC141680258 — its product is MEVYVDDMLVKILSKDDHISHLREAFEVLRHHKMMLNPAKCAFGVGSRKFLGHMVSKRGIEANPEKIKAILDMEPPRSIKDVQKLTGRIAALEFREYCDDNSIELRFTSVAHPQANGQAKVSNRIILDGLKKRVECSRNICADELLPVLWAYRTTCKVTTEATPFMLAYGDEAVVPLEITHESPRIEAYEPEINEEGMRLALDLIDEVRDEANTRNAEHQRRASPYYNKTVKERFFQQGDLVLRKIEASRVGERGKLAPNWEGPYKVRKIL